From a region of the Vidua macroura isolate BioBank_ID:100142 chromosome 3, ASM2450914v1, whole genome shotgun sequence genome:
- the TRERF1 gene encoding transcriptional-regulating factor 1 isoform X3 — MGDQQLYKTNHTANNNENLYYEQHQMNSLPSLNHSYGTSVMDAPQASPLSPPFPQDSRDGIALPVGSKSLGSMDTSRQTSWTHSGSGNHVPARNSLNNQSAMWSPLGQGESHDGYQYSYPQPSENRSQKITSGVLHKLDSFTQVFANQNLRIQVNNMAQVLHTESSMVDNSGDSALRQLLSQKPAVEQQSVASTIQRYQPVPQQTHQNFASTQQKQQMQVMQHQQLYYDYQQHLSQMQMHSAFQQGQAHVPQMQSQQLLPQQMQHLQQPQYYAQPQQGHQRLSIQEIQQQPPARQQRQCPVQIAQYYQTQPVMQQLQQQQMQLPLPPYHREPDPKTMHEPHQYSQDPGHPVQLIQLGAVPQYCFQDPHEQYRHLYPQSLLQQQQQDQQKQYLSESRVPSLNSHIGLTPPDTAEDPTRQEINSVGNAVPHRTLLPPSGIHLNNKSSQQDSPSTTWPQQVQLSDGRLQPLSPEQSGQNRETLPERADAKNKLMCSICLKEFKSLPALNGHMRSHGGVRASPNFKQETSKKPHPSAVKSEENFKPLQDKKKYRHRPEPLFIPPPSFNLSMSHSGATLYQSQLRSPRVLGDHLLDRTHELPPYTPPPMLSPVRQGSGLFSSVLTSHSTSHAQLPLTPLTPTPRVLLCRSNSIDGSVIPVTPGPGEQTVEPRINIGSRFQADIPELQDRLLMEKDVHKATLVWKPWPELENKVFQQRVEDLLNMSCSSVLPGGGTNSEYALHSLFEAKGDIMVALEKLLLRKPVRLKCHPLSNYHYAGSDKWTHQERRLFKEALSTYSKDFIFVQKMVKSKTVAQCVEYYYTWKKILRLGRKHRTRLEKKRDECLTSGEEEVLEEDEEMEEDRKEEREMQKSPDPPAISLVGPIDLPAVQGLSLSSSSFICEMPNCGAVFNSRQALNGHARIHGGTNQVTKTRCTIPGTKQKSGTQSGYCSIKSSPAHSTTSGETDPTTIFPCKECGKVFFKIKSRNAHMKTHRQQEEQQRQKAQKAAVAAEMAATIARTTGPPGHSLIPLDHMSLVKHVENVGDIDDDVVPDLGDVMEENEVMDADLLLDDEDPDLLQDDAEL; from the exons ATGGGGGACCAGCAATTGTATAAAACTAATCATACTGCCAACAACAATGAGAACTTGTACTACGAACAACACCAAATGAACTCCCTTCCATCTCTAAATCATAGCTATGGGACATCTGTTATGGATGCTCCTCAGGCgtcccccctctcccctccatTTCCTCAAGATTCAAGGGACGGTATAGCTTTGCCTGTAGGTTCAAAAAGTCTTGGGTCGATGGATACATCTAGACAAACCAGTTGGACACATTCTGGCTCAGGTAACCATGTCCCAGCGAGGAACAGTTTGAATAATCAAAGCGCAATGTGGAGCCCCCTCGGGCAGGGGGAGTCCCATGACGGATACCAATATTCTTACCCGCAACCCAGTGAAAACCGATCGCAAAAAATTACCAGTGGGGTCCTGCACAAATTGGACTCCTTTACACAAGTATTTGCTAACCAAAATCTGAGAATTCAAGTCAACAACATGGCTCAGGTTCTGCACACCGAGTCTTCGATGGTGGATAATTCCGGTGACAGTGCgctcaggcagctgctgtctCAGAAGCCGGCGGTTGAGCAACAATCCGTAGCTTCCACCATACAAAGATACCAACCAGTGCCACAGCAAACACACCAGAATTTTGCAAGCACACAGCAAAAGCAACAAATGCAAGTCATGCAGCACCAACAGTTGTACTACGACTACCAGCAGCACTTATCACAGATGCAGATGCATTCTGCgttccagcagggacaggcacatGTTCCGCAAATGCAGTCCCAGCAGCTCCTACCGCAACAGATGCAGCACTTGCAGCAGCCTCAGTACTAcgctcagccccagcagggacaccagCGGCTCTCGATCCAGGagatccagcagcagcctccagctcGGCAGCAGCGGCAGTGTCCAGTGCAGATCGCTCAGTATTACCAAACACAACCTGTCATGCAGCagttacagcagcagcagatgcaaTTGCCACTTCCTCCGTATCACAGGGAACCCGATCCAAAGACTATGCATGAGCCACACCAGTACTCTCAGGATCCCGGTCATCCTGTGCAGCTTATCCAGTTGGGAGCAGTGCCTCAGTATTGCTTCCAAGATCCCCACGAACAGTACAGGCACTTGTACCCCCAGAGtttactgcagcagcagcagcaagatcAGCAGAAGCAGTACCTGAGTGAGAGCAGAGTGCCGTCCCTGAACTCCCACATTGGCCTCACTCCGCCAGACACCGCTGAGGATCCCACGCGGCAGGAGATTAATTCTGTAGGTAATGCTGTCCCTCATCGAACTCTTTTGCCACCCTCGGGAATTCATCTGAACAACAAAAGCTCTCAGCAAGACTCTCCCAGCACCACGTGGCCTCAG CAGGTGCAACTGTCAGATGGCAGACTACAGCCACTGTCCCCAGaacaaag tgGCCAGAACAGAGAAACACTTCCTGAGAGAGCTGATGCGAAGAACAAGCTAATGTGTTCAATATGCTTGAAGGAATTTAAGAGTTTGCCTGCTCTAAATGGTCACATGAGGTCACATGGAGGAGTAAGAGCATCTCCTAACTTCAAACAG gAAACTAGCAAAAAGCCTCATCCAAGTGCtgtaaaatcagaagaaaacttcAAACCATTGCAGGACAAGAAGAAGTATCGGCACAGACCCGAACCTCTCTTCATACCTCCTCCTTCCTTCAACCTCAGCATGTCCCACTCCGGTGCCACTCTGTACCAGAGCCAGCTTCGCTCTCCCCGTGTTCTGGGAGATCACCTGCTGGACCGGACACACGAGCTGCCCCCCTACACTCCGCCGCCGATGCTCAGTCCCGTCCGGCAAGGGTCTGGTCTCTTCAGCAGTGTTCTCACCTCTCACAGCACATCACATGCGCAGCTGCCCCTTACTCCACTGACACCCACTCCACGGGTGCTCCTGTGTCGCTCTA ATAGTATTGATGGAAGTGTCATTCCGGTGACGCCTGGGCCTGGAGAACAGACTGTTGAACC GCGAATCAATATTGGGTCCAGGTTCCAGGCTGACATTCCTGAGTTGCAAGACAGATTGCTAATGGAAAAAGATGTGCACAAGGCTACTTTGGTTTGGAAACCATGGCCAGAACTGGAGAACAAAGTCTTCCAACAAAGAG TGGAAGACCTTTTAAATATGAGCTGTTCCAGTGTGTTACCTGGTGGAGGAACTAACTCAGAATACGCTTTGCACTCTCTCTTTGAAGCAAAAGGAGATATTATG GTTGCTCTTGAAAAGCTGCTGTTGAGAAAGCCAGTGAGGTTGAAGTGTCATCCTTTGTCAAATTACCACTATGCCG GCTCTGACAAATGGACGCATCAAGAAAGGAGACTGTTCAAAGAGGCATTGTCCACCTACAGCAAAGATTTCATATTTGTACAGAAAATG GTTAAGTCTAAGACAGTTGCACAATGTGTGGAATACTACTATACCTGGAAGAAAATCTTGCGTTTGGGACGGAAACACAGAACGCGcttagagaagaaaagagatgaaTGCTTG ACAAGTGGAGAAGAGGAAGTCTtagaggaagatgaggagatggaagaagacagaaaggaagaaagggaaatgcagAAGTCACCTGACCCACCAGCAATCTCTCTTGTTGGACCTATAGATCTACCTGCTGTTCAGGGTCTTTCACTGTCTTCATCCTCCTTCATCTGTGAAATGCCAAACTGTGGCGCT GTGTTCAATTCCCGACAAGCGCTGAATGGCCACGCTCGCATTCACGGAGGTACAAACCAGGTGACAAAAACACGCTGCACCATTCCCGGCACGAAGCAGAAATCTGGTACGCAGAGCGGATACTGCTCCATCAAGAGCTCACCTGCCCACAGCACAACAAGCGGCGAGACCGACCCAACGACAATTTTTCCTTGCAAGGAGTGTGGCAA ggtctttttcaaaatcaaaagcCGCAATGCTCATATGAAGACTCACAGACAACAAGAAGAACAGCAAAGGCAGAAGGCTCAGaaagctgctgtggcagcagaaaTGGCAGCCACTATTGCAAGAACTACTGGGCCACCTGGGCATAGTTTGATCCCCCTGGATCACATGAGCTTGGTTAAACATGTTGAAAATGTTGGTGACATTGATGATGATGTTGTTCCAGATCTGGGTGATGTCATGGAAGAGAATGAAGTCATGGATGCTGACCTCTTACTGGATGATGAAGATCCAGATCTACTGCAGGATGATGCTGAGTTGTAA
- the TRERF1 gene encoding transcriptional-regulating factor 1 isoform X1 produces the protein MGDQQLYKTNHTANNNENLYYEQHQMNSLPSLNHSYGTSVMDAPQASPLSPPFPQDSRDGIALPVGSKSLGSMDTSRQTSWTHSGSGNHVPARNSLNNQSAMWSPLGQGESHDGYQYSYPQPSENRSQKITSGVLHKLDSFTQVFANQNLRIQVNNMAQVLHTESSMVDNSGDSALRQLLSQKPAVEQQSVASTIQRYQPVPQQTHQNFASTQQKQQMQVMQHQQLYYDYQQHLSQMQMHSAFQQGQAHVPQMQSQQLLPQQMQHLQQPQYYAQPQQGHQRLSIQEIQQQPPARQQRQCPVQIAQYYQTQPVMQQLQQQQMQLPLPPYHREPDPKTMHEPHQYSQDPGHPVQLIQLGAVPQYCFQDPHEQYRHLYPQSLLQQQQQDQQKQYLSESRVPSLNSHIGLTPPDTAEDPTRQEINSVGNAVPHRTLLPPSGIHLNNKSSQQDSPSTTWPQQVQLSDGRLQPLSPEQSGQNRETLPERADAKNKLMCSICLKEFKSLPALNGHMRSHGGVRASPNFKQDEGEKPPQQPLSKEVDGLAPIVMPVSVPVKLLSPEPSTQPSASTATVTDKSANSVSDDEMPVLVKMTYSPPCSPKVANPCSSSETSKKPHPSAVKSEENFKPLQDKKKYRHRPEPLFIPPPSFNLSMSHSGATLYQSQLRSPRVLGDHLLDRTHELPPYTPPPMLSPVRQGSGLFSSVLTSHSTSHAQLPLTPLTPTPRVLLCRSNSIDGSVIPVTPGPGEQTVEPRINIGSRFQADIPELQDRLLMEKDVHKATLVWKPWPELENKVFQQRVEDLLNMSCSSVLPGGGTNSEYALHSLFEAKGDIMVALEKLLLRKPVRLKCHPLSNYHYAGSDKWTHQERRLFKEALSTYSKDFIFVQKMVKSKTVAQCVEYYYTWKKILRLGRKHRTRLEKKRDECLTSGEEEVLEEDEEMEEDRKEEREMQKSPDPPAISLVGPIDLPAVQGLSLSSSSFICEMPNCGAVFNSRQALNGHARIHGGTNQVTKTRCTIPGTKQKSGTQSGYCSIKSSPAHSTTSGETDPTTIFPCKECGKVFFKIKSRNAHMKTHRQQEEQQRQKAQKAAVAAEMAATIARTTGPPGHSLIPLDHMSLVKHVENVGDIDDDVVPDLGDVMEENEVMDADLLLDDEDPDLLQDDAEL, from the exons ATGGGGGACCAGCAATTGTATAAAACTAATCATACTGCCAACAACAATGAGAACTTGTACTACGAACAACACCAAATGAACTCCCTTCCATCTCTAAATCATAGCTATGGGACATCTGTTATGGATGCTCCTCAGGCgtcccccctctcccctccatTTCCTCAAGATTCAAGGGACGGTATAGCTTTGCCTGTAGGTTCAAAAAGTCTTGGGTCGATGGATACATCTAGACAAACCAGTTGGACACATTCTGGCTCAGGTAACCATGTCCCAGCGAGGAACAGTTTGAATAATCAAAGCGCAATGTGGAGCCCCCTCGGGCAGGGGGAGTCCCATGACGGATACCAATATTCTTACCCGCAACCCAGTGAAAACCGATCGCAAAAAATTACCAGTGGGGTCCTGCACAAATTGGACTCCTTTACACAAGTATTTGCTAACCAAAATCTGAGAATTCAAGTCAACAACATGGCTCAGGTTCTGCACACCGAGTCTTCGATGGTGGATAATTCCGGTGACAGTGCgctcaggcagctgctgtctCAGAAGCCGGCGGTTGAGCAACAATCCGTAGCTTCCACCATACAAAGATACCAACCAGTGCCACAGCAAACACACCAGAATTTTGCAAGCACACAGCAAAAGCAACAAATGCAAGTCATGCAGCACCAACAGTTGTACTACGACTACCAGCAGCACTTATCACAGATGCAGATGCATTCTGCgttccagcagggacaggcacatGTTCCGCAAATGCAGTCCCAGCAGCTCCTACCGCAACAGATGCAGCACTTGCAGCAGCCTCAGTACTAcgctcagccccagcagggacaccagCGGCTCTCGATCCAGGagatccagcagcagcctccagctcGGCAGCAGCGGCAGTGTCCAGTGCAGATCGCTCAGTATTACCAAACACAACCTGTCATGCAGCagttacagcagcagcagatgcaaTTGCCACTTCCTCCGTATCACAGGGAACCCGATCCAAAGACTATGCATGAGCCACACCAGTACTCTCAGGATCCCGGTCATCCTGTGCAGCTTATCCAGTTGGGAGCAGTGCCTCAGTATTGCTTCCAAGATCCCCACGAACAGTACAGGCACTTGTACCCCCAGAGtttactgcagcagcagcagcaagatcAGCAGAAGCAGTACCTGAGTGAGAGCAGAGTGCCGTCCCTGAACTCCCACATTGGCCTCACTCCGCCAGACACCGCTGAGGATCCCACGCGGCAGGAGATTAATTCTGTAGGTAATGCTGTCCCTCATCGAACTCTTTTGCCACCCTCGGGAATTCATCTGAACAACAAAAGCTCTCAGCAAGACTCTCCCAGCACCACGTGGCCTCAG CAGGTGCAACTGTCAGATGGCAGACTACAGCCACTGTCCCCAGaacaaag tgGCCAGAACAGAGAAACACTTCCTGAGAGAGCTGATGCGAAGAACAAGCTAATGTGTTCAATATGCTTGAAGGAATTTAAGAGTTTGCCTGCTCTAAATGGTCACATGAGGTCACATGGAGGAGTAAGAGCATCTCCTAACTTCAAACAG GATGAAGGAGAGAAACCACCACAGCAGCCGCTGTCTAAAGAGGTGGATGGCCTCGCGCCCATCGTCATGCCAGTGTCTGTCCCTGTAAAGCTTCTGTCACCTGAGCCCAGCACGCAgccctctgccagcactgccacagtcACAGACAAGTCTGCCAACTCTGTGTCAGATGACGAGATGCCCGTTCTCGTGAAGATGACTTACTCTCCACCGTGCAGTCCAAAAGTGGCCAACCCCTGCTCATCCTCT gAAACTAGCAAAAAGCCTCATCCAAGTGCtgtaaaatcagaagaaaacttcAAACCATTGCAGGACAAGAAGAAGTATCGGCACAGACCCGAACCTCTCTTCATACCTCCTCCTTCCTTCAACCTCAGCATGTCCCACTCCGGTGCCACTCTGTACCAGAGCCAGCTTCGCTCTCCCCGTGTTCTGGGAGATCACCTGCTGGACCGGACACACGAGCTGCCCCCCTACACTCCGCCGCCGATGCTCAGTCCCGTCCGGCAAGGGTCTGGTCTCTTCAGCAGTGTTCTCACCTCTCACAGCACATCACATGCGCAGCTGCCCCTTACTCCACTGACACCCACTCCACGGGTGCTCCTGTGTCGCTCTA ATAGTATTGATGGAAGTGTCATTCCGGTGACGCCTGGGCCTGGAGAACAGACTGTTGAACC GCGAATCAATATTGGGTCCAGGTTCCAGGCTGACATTCCTGAGTTGCAAGACAGATTGCTAATGGAAAAAGATGTGCACAAGGCTACTTTGGTTTGGAAACCATGGCCAGAACTGGAGAACAAAGTCTTCCAACAAAGAG TGGAAGACCTTTTAAATATGAGCTGTTCCAGTGTGTTACCTGGTGGAGGAACTAACTCAGAATACGCTTTGCACTCTCTCTTTGAAGCAAAAGGAGATATTATG GTTGCTCTTGAAAAGCTGCTGTTGAGAAAGCCAGTGAGGTTGAAGTGTCATCCTTTGTCAAATTACCACTATGCCG GCTCTGACAAATGGACGCATCAAGAAAGGAGACTGTTCAAAGAGGCATTGTCCACCTACAGCAAAGATTTCATATTTGTACAGAAAATG GTTAAGTCTAAGACAGTTGCACAATGTGTGGAATACTACTATACCTGGAAGAAAATCTTGCGTTTGGGACGGAAACACAGAACGCGcttagagaagaaaagagatgaaTGCTTG ACAAGTGGAGAAGAGGAAGTCTtagaggaagatgaggagatggaagaagacagaaaggaagaaagggaaatgcagAAGTCACCTGACCCACCAGCAATCTCTCTTGTTGGACCTATAGATCTACCTGCTGTTCAGGGTCTTTCACTGTCTTCATCCTCCTTCATCTGTGAAATGCCAAACTGTGGCGCT GTGTTCAATTCCCGACAAGCGCTGAATGGCCACGCTCGCATTCACGGAGGTACAAACCAGGTGACAAAAACACGCTGCACCATTCCCGGCACGAAGCAGAAATCTGGTACGCAGAGCGGATACTGCTCCATCAAGAGCTCACCTGCCCACAGCACAACAAGCGGCGAGACCGACCCAACGACAATTTTTCCTTGCAAGGAGTGTGGCAA ggtctttttcaaaatcaaaagcCGCAATGCTCATATGAAGACTCACAGACAACAAGAAGAACAGCAAAGGCAGAAGGCTCAGaaagctgctgtggcagcagaaaTGGCAGCCACTATTGCAAGAACTACTGGGCCACCTGGGCATAGTTTGATCCCCCTGGATCACATGAGCTTGGTTAAACATGTTGAAAATGTTGGTGACATTGATGATGATGTTGTTCCAGATCTGGGTGATGTCATGGAAGAGAATGAAGTCATGGATGCTGACCTCTTACTGGATGATGAAGATCCAGATCTACTGCAGGATGATGCTGAGTTGTAA
- the TRERF1 gene encoding transcriptional-regulating factor 1 isoform X2 — protein sequence MGDQQLYKTNHTANNNENLYYEQHQMNSLPSLNHSYGTSVMDAPQASPLSPPFPQDSRDGIALPVGSKSLGSMDTSRQTSWTHSGSGNHVPARNSLNNQSAMWSPLGQGESHDGYQYSYPQPSENRSQKITSGVLHKLDSFTQVFANQNLRIQVNNMAQVLHTESSMVDNSGDSALRQLLSQKPAVEQQSVASTIQRYQPVPQQTHQNFASTQQKQQMQVMQHQQLYYDYQQHLSQMQMHSAFQQGQAHVPQMQSQQLLPQQMQHLQQPQYYAQPQQGHQRLSIQEIQQQPPARQQRQCPVQIAQYYQTQPVMQQLQQQQMQLPLPPYHREPDPKTMHEPHQYSQDPGHPVQLIQLGAVPQYCFQDPHEQYRHLYPQSLLQQQQQDQQKQYLSESRVPSLNSHIGLTPPDTAEDPTRQEINSVGNAVPHRTLLPPSGIHLNNKSSQQDSPSTTWPQVQLSDGRLQPLSPEQSGQNRETLPERADAKNKLMCSICLKEFKSLPALNGHMRSHGGVRASPNFKQDEGEKPPQQPLSKEVDGLAPIVMPVSVPVKLLSPEPSTQPSASTATVTDKSANSVSDDEMPVLVKMTYSPPCSPKVANPCSSSETSKKPHPSAVKSEENFKPLQDKKKYRHRPEPLFIPPPSFNLSMSHSGATLYQSQLRSPRVLGDHLLDRTHELPPYTPPPMLSPVRQGSGLFSSVLTSHSTSHAQLPLTPLTPTPRVLLCRSNSIDGSVIPVTPGPGEQTVEPRINIGSRFQADIPELQDRLLMEKDVHKATLVWKPWPELENKVFQQRVEDLLNMSCSSVLPGGGTNSEYALHSLFEAKGDIMVALEKLLLRKPVRLKCHPLSNYHYAGSDKWTHQERRLFKEALSTYSKDFIFVQKMVKSKTVAQCVEYYYTWKKILRLGRKHRTRLEKKRDECLTSGEEEVLEEDEEMEEDRKEEREMQKSPDPPAISLVGPIDLPAVQGLSLSSSSFICEMPNCGAVFNSRQALNGHARIHGGTNQVTKTRCTIPGTKQKSGTQSGYCSIKSSPAHSTTSGETDPTTIFPCKECGKVFFKIKSRNAHMKTHRQQEEQQRQKAQKAAVAAEMAATIARTTGPPGHSLIPLDHMSLVKHVENVGDIDDDVVPDLGDVMEENEVMDADLLLDDEDPDLLQDDAEL from the exons ATGGGGGACCAGCAATTGTATAAAACTAATCATACTGCCAACAACAATGAGAACTTGTACTACGAACAACACCAAATGAACTCCCTTCCATCTCTAAATCATAGCTATGGGACATCTGTTATGGATGCTCCTCAGGCgtcccccctctcccctccatTTCCTCAAGATTCAAGGGACGGTATAGCTTTGCCTGTAGGTTCAAAAAGTCTTGGGTCGATGGATACATCTAGACAAACCAGTTGGACACATTCTGGCTCAGGTAACCATGTCCCAGCGAGGAACAGTTTGAATAATCAAAGCGCAATGTGGAGCCCCCTCGGGCAGGGGGAGTCCCATGACGGATACCAATATTCTTACCCGCAACCCAGTGAAAACCGATCGCAAAAAATTACCAGTGGGGTCCTGCACAAATTGGACTCCTTTACACAAGTATTTGCTAACCAAAATCTGAGAATTCAAGTCAACAACATGGCTCAGGTTCTGCACACCGAGTCTTCGATGGTGGATAATTCCGGTGACAGTGCgctcaggcagctgctgtctCAGAAGCCGGCGGTTGAGCAACAATCCGTAGCTTCCACCATACAAAGATACCAACCAGTGCCACAGCAAACACACCAGAATTTTGCAAGCACACAGCAAAAGCAACAAATGCAAGTCATGCAGCACCAACAGTTGTACTACGACTACCAGCAGCACTTATCACAGATGCAGATGCATTCTGCgttccagcagggacaggcacatGTTCCGCAAATGCAGTCCCAGCAGCTCCTACCGCAACAGATGCAGCACTTGCAGCAGCCTCAGTACTAcgctcagccccagcagggacaccagCGGCTCTCGATCCAGGagatccagcagcagcctccagctcGGCAGCAGCGGCAGTGTCCAGTGCAGATCGCTCAGTATTACCAAACACAACCTGTCATGCAGCagttacagcagcagcagatgcaaTTGCCACTTCCTCCGTATCACAGGGAACCCGATCCAAAGACTATGCATGAGCCACACCAGTACTCTCAGGATCCCGGTCATCCTGTGCAGCTTATCCAGTTGGGAGCAGTGCCTCAGTATTGCTTCCAAGATCCCCACGAACAGTACAGGCACTTGTACCCCCAGAGtttactgcagcagcagcagcaagatcAGCAGAAGCAGTACCTGAGTGAGAGCAGAGTGCCGTCCCTGAACTCCCACATTGGCCTCACTCCGCCAGACACCGCTGAGGATCCCACGCGGCAGGAGATTAATTCTGTAGGTAATGCTGTCCCTCATCGAACTCTTTTGCCACCCTCGGGAATTCATCTGAACAACAAAAGCTCTCAGCAAGACTCTCCCAGCACCACGTGGCCTCAG GTGCAACTGTCAGATGGCAGACTACAGCCACTGTCCCCAGaacaaag tgGCCAGAACAGAGAAACACTTCCTGAGAGAGCTGATGCGAAGAACAAGCTAATGTGTTCAATATGCTTGAAGGAATTTAAGAGTTTGCCTGCTCTAAATGGTCACATGAGGTCACATGGAGGAGTAAGAGCATCTCCTAACTTCAAACAG GATGAAGGAGAGAAACCACCACAGCAGCCGCTGTCTAAAGAGGTGGATGGCCTCGCGCCCATCGTCATGCCAGTGTCTGTCCCTGTAAAGCTTCTGTCACCTGAGCCCAGCACGCAgccctctgccagcactgccacagtcACAGACAAGTCTGCCAACTCTGTGTCAGATGACGAGATGCCCGTTCTCGTGAAGATGACTTACTCTCCACCGTGCAGTCCAAAAGTGGCCAACCCCTGCTCATCCTCT gAAACTAGCAAAAAGCCTCATCCAAGTGCtgtaaaatcagaagaaaacttcAAACCATTGCAGGACAAGAAGAAGTATCGGCACAGACCCGAACCTCTCTTCATACCTCCTCCTTCCTTCAACCTCAGCATGTCCCACTCCGGTGCCACTCTGTACCAGAGCCAGCTTCGCTCTCCCCGTGTTCTGGGAGATCACCTGCTGGACCGGACACACGAGCTGCCCCCCTACACTCCGCCGCCGATGCTCAGTCCCGTCCGGCAAGGGTCTGGTCTCTTCAGCAGTGTTCTCACCTCTCACAGCACATCACATGCGCAGCTGCCCCTTACTCCACTGACACCCACTCCACGGGTGCTCCTGTGTCGCTCTA ATAGTATTGATGGAAGTGTCATTCCGGTGACGCCTGGGCCTGGAGAACAGACTGTTGAACC GCGAATCAATATTGGGTCCAGGTTCCAGGCTGACATTCCTGAGTTGCAAGACAGATTGCTAATGGAAAAAGATGTGCACAAGGCTACTTTGGTTTGGAAACCATGGCCAGAACTGGAGAACAAAGTCTTCCAACAAAGAG TGGAAGACCTTTTAAATATGAGCTGTTCCAGTGTGTTACCTGGTGGAGGAACTAACTCAGAATACGCTTTGCACTCTCTCTTTGAAGCAAAAGGAGATATTATG GTTGCTCTTGAAAAGCTGCTGTTGAGAAAGCCAGTGAGGTTGAAGTGTCATCCTTTGTCAAATTACCACTATGCCG GCTCTGACAAATGGACGCATCAAGAAAGGAGACTGTTCAAAGAGGCATTGTCCACCTACAGCAAAGATTTCATATTTGTACAGAAAATG GTTAAGTCTAAGACAGTTGCACAATGTGTGGAATACTACTATACCTGGAAGAAAATCTTGCGTTTGGGACGGAAACACAGAACGCGcttagagaagaaaagagatgaaTGCTTG ACAAGTGGAGAAGAGGAAGTCTtagaggaagatgaggagatggaagaagacagaaaggaagaaagggaaatgcagAAGTCACCTGACCCACCAGCAATCTCTCTTGTTGGACCTATAGATCTACCTGCTGTTCAGGGTCTTTCACTGTCTTCATCCTCCTTCATCTGTGAAATGCCAAACTGTGGCGCT GTGTTCAATTCCCGACAAGCGCTGAATGGCCACGCTCGCATTCACGGAGGTACAAACCAGGTGACAAAAACACGCTGCACCATTCCCGGCACGAAGCAGAAATCTGGTACGCAGAGCGGATACTGCTCCATCAAGAGCTCACCTGCCCACAGCACAACAAGCGGCGAGACCGACCCAACGACAATTTTTCCTTGCAAGGAGTGTGGCAA ggtctttttcaaaatcaaaagcCGCAATGCTCATATGAAGACTCACAGACAACAAGAAGAACAGCAAAGGCAGAAGGCTCAGaaagctgctgtggcagcagaaaTGGCAGCCACTATTGCAAGAACTACTGGGCCACCTGGGCATAGTTTGATCCCCCTGGATCACATGAGCTTGGTTAAACATGTTGAAAATGTTGGTGACATTGATGATGATGTTGTTCCAGATCTGGGTGATGTCATGGAAGAGAATGAAGTCATGGATGCTGACCTCTTACTGGATGATGAAGATCCAGATCTACTGCAGGATGATGCTGAGTTGTAA